The DNA segment TTCATAGAGGGCAATGATAACCAGAAACCTCGCATGGTAGAACATGCAAAACAAGTTGTGGTTAATGTTCATCCAGAAACAGGAATTGATCGGACTTCAATCATTGAAAATGACCTTAATAACTGGCAACCTTCATCCCCTTACAGCAGATGTAATATACTTTTAGCAGCACTTTACAATTGGCATATTGTGAAATATAAAATCCATAAAAGTATCTTGATGGTATCTCTATTGTTCATTGTATTTTGATTGATGCATAAAGCTGTGGAAGTTATGTATGTTTTTACTAAAGAATGTcaactttttgtttcatgCAGCCTGGTGTTTATGTAAGTACATTGCAAACATCTCTGTGATATATTTCCAGAGTCTAACATGTGACTTAACCATAACGAACTCACTACGACAACATGTCTAGAATTTACTCCAGATCGATGTTGTCGGAGTGCATGCTGAATAAATCATGAATTGAAAAACCGTTTTGTGCTGTAAGGCTGGAATATAATCGTTGATACTGCAGGTTCTTGGTATTCAAGGTGGGAAGATAAAGAAGAAGCCGAGGAAATGGATCGCCAGGAGAAAATGAAGGaggaaagaagaagaagaaacaCTGAAGAGGTCGATTGGCATGACAGACTCATCTCAAAcaatcttttttaaaaaatatttcgcaATCATTGCCTTACAGCCTTTTATGCCATTGCTATATTCACAGATTCAAAAACTACCATGCAGCTTGGGAAAGATGGTTTTAAAAGAACAAGAGAGATTGGAGATAGAACTCGAAAAACAAGGCCTGGATCCAAGATTAACTTCACGATCACCTAGCGCGAACAATCCCTTGAATGTTCACCCACGATACAGAAATCCTGCCAATGCCTGTAAGTTTTATACTTTACTGTTGCAGTGGTCACTTATCGCaatgcttttgaaaatttcttaagtttttttcaactttgtttaaCATTTAGAAACTTTTTTGTTGCTCAGCACCGTCTAGAATAGTAACAAATAGCAAACAAGGTATTGTGACAAACAGCGTCCAAAGTTTGACCATTGATGTAAGTGGACAGTGAATACACGTTAAATATGCAACGATGTTTTATGATAAACCGACCAGATCAGTTTTAAGCGCAGTTTCAGGTTTGTTATTCGTCTTGCAGAGAGATAACAACATACGTCCCAGCGTAGACAACACGTTGAATACCAGCGgtaagcaaaatatttacgTTTTCCTTGATCTTGTCAAT comes from the Clavelina lepadiformis chromosome 5, kaClaLepa1.1, whole genome shotgun sequence genome and includes:
- the LOC143459370 gene encoding uncharacterized protein LOC143459370 isoform X1 — its product is MKFDAKVSEMAHKAMNATLSGDNNNNDVIASSKEVLVSSAKASSMTSSKSSNSVSSYSPVKTPTHFHHPEYFIEGNDNQKPRMVEHAKQVVVNVHPETGIDRTSIIENDLNNWQPSSPYSRSWCLCSWYSRWEDKEEAEEMDRQEKMKEERRRRNTEEIQKLPCSLGKMVLKEQERLEIELEKQGLDPRLTSRSPSANNPLNVHPRYRNPANASPSRIVTNSKQGIVTNSVQSLTIDRDNNIRPSVDNTLNTSVDGFENSTFIKVNSEAKLTKGVSMPAIPGQVKLFPYHILSTLNRRLPKGVDRTRLEQHLTFKEFNEIFGMTRDQFWRLPKWKRMEMKKKVHLF
- the LOC143459370 gene encoding uncharacterized protein LOC143459370 isoform X2, encoding MKFDAKVSEMAHKAMNATLSGDNNNNDVIASSKEVLVSSAKASSMTSSKSSNSVSSYSPVKTPTHFHHPEYFIEGNDNQKPRMVEHAKQVVVNVHPETGIDRTSIIENDLNNWQPSSPYSRCSWYSRWEDKEEAEEMDRQEKMKEERRRRNTEEIQKLPCSLGKMVLKEQERLEIELEKQGLDPRLTSRSPSANNPLNVHPRYRNPANASPSRIVTNSKQGIVTNSVQSLTIDRDNNIRPSVDNTLNTSVDGFENSTFIKVNSEAKLTKGVSMPAIPGQVKLFPYHILSTLNRRLPKGVDRTRLEQHLTFKEFNEIFGMTRDQFWRLPKWKRMEMKKKVHLF